AAAGCCGTCACCCCGCCCAGGGACGCCCCATAACCCACTGATGTCGGCACTCCGACGATCGGACAGCCAACATGTCCTCCAATAACTGACGGCAGTGCCGCTTCCAGTCCGGCAACCACAACAATGGCAGACATTGTCTGCAGAACGGGAATATGACGAAGAAGTCGATGAGGCCCCGCGACACCGACATCTTCGATCAATTGGCAGTCGATCCGCATCCACCGGAGTGTTTCCAGGGCTTCCTGGGCCACCGGGGCGTCACAGCTGCCGGCCGATACAACAGCAGTTGAACCGGCATGTTGGTCGGCTGGCGGACAACCTTGGGCGATGATTGTCCTGGCAACCGGATTGTAGGCGGCATGTGGAAAAGCCGCACAGATTTCTTTGGCAGGCTCCGGTTCAACACGGGTGACAAATCCCTGCTGCCCCACTTCGTCCTGTCGACGCAGAATTTCGACAATCAGTGCTGCCGATTTTCCTTCTCCGTAAATAACTTCAGGAAACCCGCACCGCGCCGCCCGGTCAAGATCCACTTCAGCACTCACATCAGCGGCTCGGGCAGCATCTTCGGACGGCGTGAGAAATCCCTGAAGCAGTCGCGCAGCACTCTGACGCCGGTGCTCATCGGGAATGAGGTCGCGGAGTGTATTGAGGATGTCGTGGTTTGTGTTCAGTGTTAAAGTCTTTTTGAGTTATCGGGACACAGCGAAGCCAATTCGTGATCAGGCACCGCCAAATTCAGATAAGACCCCCTGGTTTAATGATGGGCGGTCACGTCACCAGACGATCGGAAAAGATTCACTTCCGTCTCTTCCATTCTGGAACGGCAAAGGGGGGGACTGCAGCTGGTCTCAGGAGTTTTAAATGGTTGTCGAGCTGAATCCACCATCGACCACGATATTTTGTCCGGTGACAAAGCTGGAGGCTCGCTCCGACGCAAGCCACACTACGGCTCCGGCTAGTTCCTCGGCTTGGCCAAATCGGGCCATCGGCGTGTGGCCGATAATTTGTCCGCCACGTTCGCTGTAGCTGCCGTCCTCATTGTACAGAAGAGCACGGTTTTGTTCGGCCGGGAAAAATCCAGGGCTGATCGCGTTCACACGGACACCACGCGTGGCCCATTCCCGTGATAAGAACTGCGTCAGATTCAGCACAGCGGCTTTGGCAGCCGAGTATGCAACGACGCGAGACAGAGGAACCATGCCGGCCATTGATGCAATGTTGATAATGCTGCCTCGTCCCTGCTCAGTCATTGTTTCTCCAAACACCTGGGCCGGCATCAGTGAACCACCGACCAAATTTAGATCAAATACCTGATTCCAGGCTTCCCGTGGCAGGGCACAGAAATCACTTCCCGGCGGCAGAGTCGCATCCGGATGATTTCCGCCGGCAGCACTGACAAGAATTGAAACGGTACCCAGTTCCCTGGTGACGACGTCGCGTGCTGACATCAGTGATTCTGCATCCAGCGCGTCGACGCTCTGG
This portion of the Fuerstiella sp. genome encodes:
- the larB gene encoding nickel pincer cofactor biosynthesis protein LarB, which codes for MSAEVDLDRAARCGFPEVIYGEGKSAALIVEILRRQDEVGQQGFVTRVEPEPAKEICAAFPHAAYNPVARTIIAQGCPPADQHAGSTAVVSAGSCDAPVAQEALETLRWMRIDCQLIEDVGVAGPHRLLRHIPVLQTMSAIVVVAGLEAALPSVIGGHVGCPIVGVPTSVGYGASLGGVTALLSMLTSCASNVVTVNVDAGFRGGYAAGLIARQTLAPKD
- a CDS encoding SDR family oxidoreductase, with translation MTGITNDLFDLSNDTAVVIGGTGVLGGAMADALAACGARVAVLGRSEKRGSEKVARIRSAGGTALFQSVDALDAESLMSARDVVTRELGTVSILVSAAGGNHPDATLPPGSDFCALPREAWNQVFDLNLVGGSLMPAQVFGETMTEQGRGSIINIASMAGMVPLSRVVAYSAAKAAVLNLTQFLSREWATRGVRVNAISPGFFPAEQNRALLYNEDGSYSERGGQIIGHTPMARFGQAEELAGAVVWLASERASSFVTGQNIVVDGGFSSTTI